The Halococcus agarilyticus genome includes a region encoding these proteins:
- a CDS encoding metal-dependent hydrolase: MFVGHGLLAFALVAAGARWIGRSREHALALGVAAGAFATLPDVDILYAPIGVVASGALDVEGFWAAGNVVHRAVTHSLVVAPIAAVAFGCWCLAEAGTGVGVERAGDPSTAGIAEHGVAVAVLAGLVVIAGIVSGPLGACVMAVFGIAGLGVATAAVRFGGCSPGAVSVVALFGLASHPFGDLVTGGPPRLLYPFDATLLHERLVLAADPTLHLFGAFWLELATIWLALAVYASLTDRRMRDVIHGRAALGVAYAAAVLAIPAPTLASSYEFVFSVLAVGVVGPVPLVWRRRWRAWRRAQRPFDDHDRLAAAATGLAAVTLASVGYAIAYGAL; the protein is encoded by the coding sequence ATGTTCGTCGGCCACGGACTGCTGGCGTTCGCGCTCGTTGCAGCGGGCGCGCGCTGGATCGGGCGTTCGCGCGAGCACGCGCTGGCGCTCGGCGTGGCCGCGGGCGCGTTCGCCACCCTGCCCGACGTCGACATCCTCTACGCGCCGATCGGCGTGGTGGCCTCCGGCGCGCTCGACGTCGAGGGGTTCTGGGCCGCCGGGAACGTCGTCCACCGCGCGGTGACCCACTCCCTCGTCGTCGCGCCGATCGCGGCGGTCGCGTTCGGCTGCTGGTGCCTGGCGGAAGCGGGGACGGGGGTGGGTGTGGAGCGAGCGGGCGATCCGTCGACTGCTGGGATCGCCGAGCACGGTGTGGCCGTCGCGGTTCTCGCGGGCCTGGTCGTGATCGCCGGAATCGTCAGCGGTCCGCTCGGTGCGTGCGTTATGGCCGTGTTCGGGATCGCTGGGCTCGGAGTGGCGACGGCGGCGGTGCGGTTCGGTGGCTGCTCCCCGGGCGCGGTGTCGGTCGTCGCGCTGTTCGGCCTGGCGAGCCACCCGTTCGGCGACCTCGTCACCGGCGGGCCGCCACGGCTGCTCTACCCGTTCGACGCGACCCTCCTGCACGAGCGGCTCGTCCTCGCCGCCGACCCGACGCTTCACCTGTTCGGGGCGTTCTGGCTCGAACTCGCCACGATCTGGCTCGCGCTCGCAGTGTACGCGTCGCTCACCGACCGTCGGATGCGAGACGTGATTCACGGGCGGGCGGCGCTCGGCGTGGCCTACGCGGCAGCGGTGCTCGCGATCCCCGCACCGACGCTTGCGTCGTCGTACGAGTTCGTGTTCAGCGTGCTCGCGGTCGGCGTCGTGGGCCCCGTGCCGCTCGTGTGGCGGCGGCGGTGGCGCGCGTGGCGACGGGCGCAGCGTCCGTTCGACGACCACGACAGGCTCGCGGCGGCGGCCACCGGTCTCGCGGCGGTCACGCTCGCGTCGGTCGGATACGCGATCGCCTACGGCGCTCTCTGA
- a CDS encoding dodecin, with translation MVYKKITLIGTSSESFDAAVDDAVDRAEDTLNNVKWANAENLGVEIANADGREYQAEVEVAFELDE, from the coding sequence ATGGTGTACAAGAAGATCACGCTGATCGGGACGAGTTCGGAGAGCTTCGACGCGGCCGTGGACGACGCCGTCGACCGGGCCGAAGACACCCTCAACAACGTGAAGTGGGCGAACGCCGAGAATCTCGGGGTCGAGATCGCAAACGCCGACGGCCGGGAGTACCAGGCCGAGGTCGAGGTCGCGTTCGAACTCGACGAGTAA
- a CDS encoding HesB/IscA family protein: protein MSTGATADGETTPEIEVSETAADQALDLLDSEGMDTDIAGLRLFVQQGGCAGLSYGMRFDTEPEGDDQIYEHHGLRVFVDPASMNYVGGSVLDFEGGLQGAGFHVENPNVVSECGCGESFRT, encoded by the coding sequence ATGAGTACGGGCGCAACCGCCGACGGCGAGACCACCCCCGAGATCGAGGTCTCGGAGACGGCCGCCGACCAGGCGCTCGACCTCCTCGACAGTGAGGGAATGGACACCGACATCGCCGGCCTCCGGCTGTTCGTCCAGCAGGGCGGCTGTGCCGGCCTTTCCTACGGGATGCGCTTCGACACCGAGCCCGAGGGCGACGACCAGATCTACGAACACCACGGCCTCCGGGTGTTCGTCGACCCCGCGAGCATGAACTACGTCGGCGGCAGCGTCCTCGACTTCGAGGGCGGACTCCAGGGCGCTGGCTTCCACGTCGAGAACCCAAACGTCGTCAGCGAGTGCGGCTGCGGCGAATCGTTCCGTACTTGA
- the hisD gene encoding histidinol dehydrogenase: MNVNAVAELAPDERRALFDRDAGIAAIESDVAEIVDRVREEGDVALREYAEEFDDVTVGSLDVTDEAERAYDGIDDDLRDAIETAAANIREFHERQVPDDWRESFDGRELGRRYRPIERAGAYVPGGSAAYPSSALMTVVPAEVAGVEQVAVATPPAEMINPATLAALHVAGADAIYQAGGAQAIAALAYGTETVPRVQKIVGPGNRWVTAAKAAVRNDCAIDFLAGPSEICVLADETAEPQFVAADLLAQAEHDPNASVVAVTDDETLAERIVDEVDARIGGREREDTIREALENDASGVFHARSMSEAVLFCEEYAAEHLSIQASEDEALLDRIPSAGSAFLGPYSPVAAGDYAAGPNHVLPTGGHAKVAGGLSVDSFLRSTTVQRLDADALDALGDTVTTLAAAEGLEAHAESVALRLREAEAADRASDRLRE; this comes from the coding sequence ATGAACGTGAACGCCGTCGCGGAGCTCGCGCCCGACGAGCGCCGTGCGCTGTTCGATCGCGACGCCGGGATCGCGGCGATCGAGTCCGACGTGGCAGAAATCGTCGATCGCGTGCGTGAGGAGGGCGACGTCGCGCTCCGGGAGTACGCCGAGGAGTTCGACGACGTCACTGTGGGCTCGCTCGACGTGACCGACGAAGCCGAGCGCGCGTACGACGGGATCGACGACGATCTCAGGGACGCGATCGAGACCGCCGCCGCCAACATTCGGGAGTTTCACGAACGCCAGGTCCCCGACGACTGGCGCGAGTCGTTCGACGGCCGCGAACTGGGCCGGCGCTACCGACCGATCGAGCGGGCCGGCGCGTACGTCCCCGGTGGATCGGCTGCCTATCCTTCCAGCGCGTTGATGACCGTCGTTCCGGCGGAGGTTGCGGGCGTCGAGCAGGTCGCGGTAGCGACGCCGCCCGCCGAGATGATCAACCCTGCGACGCTCGCGGCGCTCCACGTCGCGGGCGCGGACGCGATCTATCAGGCTGGCGGCGCACAGGCGATCGCAGCGCTCGCGTACGGCACCGAGACCGTTCCCCGAGTCCAGAAAATCGTCGGGCCTGGCAACCGCTGGGTGACCGCCGCGAAGGCTGCCGTCAGAAACGACTGTGCGATCGACTTTCTCGCGGGACCGAGCGAGATCTGCGTGCTCGCCGACGAGACCGCGGAGCCGCAGTTCGTTGCCGCCGACCTGCTCGCCCAAGCCGAACACGACCCGAACGCGTCGGTCGTCGCAGTTACCGACGACGAAACGCTCGCCGAGCGGATCGTCGACGAGGTCGACGCTCGAATCGGGGGCCGCGAGCGCGAGGACACCATCCGCGAGGCGCTCGAAAACGATGCGAGCGGGGTGTTCCACGCCCGATCGATGTCCGAAGCCGTCCTCTTCTGCGAGGAGTACGCCGCCGAGCACCTCTCGATTCAAGCCAGCGAGGACGAGGCGCTGCTCGATCGGATCCCGAGCGCGGGAAGTGCGTTTCTCGGCCCGTACTCACCCGTTGCGGCCGGCGATTACGCCGCCGGGCCGAACCACGTCCTCCCGACGGGTGGGCACGCGAAGGTCGCCGGCGGTCTCTCGGTCGACAGCTTCCTCCGGTCGACGACGGTCCAGCGGCTCGATGCGGACGCGCTCGACGCGCTCGGCGACACGGTAACGACGCTCGCCGCGGCGGAGGGGCTGGAGGCGCACGCCGAGAGCGTCGCGCTCAGGCTTCGTGAGGCCGAGGCCGCGGACCGAGCGTCGGATCGGCTTCGCGAGTAG
- a CDS encoding TIGR03619 family F420-dependent LLM class oxidoreductase, with protein MSGDASDVTFGVMLTAASNDYGLEEAEIPPAVRRLATTAEEVGLDAVVAGDHVAYPEEIPTDYEYSKTGEPPFDTTTPIFDVFQLFAHLAAITEEITLGTNVLSVPYRHPVLLAKNCLSAHALSEGRFELGVAPGWLSSEFEALGIPFEERGTRTDEFLEMFERVREKEVLGFDGEFHSFEPLGFYPNPDEPIPILVGGKSGASIRRTAEYGDGWTTIWDKPEEVREIRERLVRAWSDFDRDGEPQMVVTRPIHVGTDTDLDTDRLFVGEAESIVEEVEQYAEAGATRVNLDFYTTDVDAQAEQLERVGDRVLDAL; from the coding sequence ATGAGCGGCGACGCGAGCGACGTCACGTTCGGCGTGATGCTGACCGCGGCGAGCAACGACTACGGACTGGAGGAGGCGGAGATCCCGCCGGCGGTCCGACGGCTGGCGACGACCGCCGAGGAGGTCGGCCTCGACGCGGTGGTCGCTGGCGATCACGTGGCCTATCCCGAGGAGATCCCGACCGACTACGAGTACTCGAAGACGGGTGAGCCCCCGTTCGACACGACGACGCCGATCTTCGACGTGTTCCAGCTGTTCGCACACCTCGCTGCCATCACCGAGGAGATCACGCTGGGGACGAACGTCCTGTCGGTCCCGTACCGGCACCCGGTCCTGCTCGCGAAGAACTGTCTGAGTGCACACGCGCTCTCCGAGGGCCGGTTCGAACTCGGCGTCGCACCCGGCTGGCTCTCCTCGGAGTTCGAAGCGCTGGGGATCCCGTTCGAAGAGCGAGGCACCCGAACGGACGAGTTCCTCGAGATGTTCGAGCGCGTCCGCGAGAAGGAGGTCCTGGGCTTCGACGGCGAGTTCCACTCCTTCGAACCTCTCGGGTTCTATCCGAACCCCGACGAACCGATCCCGATCCTGGTGGGCGGGAAGTCCGGTGCGTCGATCCGACGAACCGCGGAGTACGGGGACGGCTGGACGACGATCTGGGACAAGCCCGAGGAGGTGCGCGAGATACGCGAACGGCTCGTGCGTGCCTGGTCCGACTTCGATCGGGACGGCGAGCCACAGATGGTGGTCACCCGCCCGATTCACGTCGGCACCGACACCGATCTGGACACGGACCGCCTGTTCGTCGGCGAGGCCGAATCGATCGTCGAAGAGGTAGAGCAGTACGCCGAGGCCGGAGCGACCCGCGTGAACCTCGACTTCTATACGACCGACGTGGACGCCCAAGCCGAGCAGCTCGAACGCGTCGGCGACCGCGTTCTCGACGCACTGTAA
- a CDS encoding AMP-binding protein → MQTYEDFAEYELQWEDQEDWLLPRILEHQARERPDEPFLRWETADEAVTFAETDRIVNRLAHGLRERGVENGDHVLLMLPNSPEYVYLWFALSKIGAVEVPVNTSYKRDTLTHVANLTEAAFGVFHESYASRVLDVESSLDHLTDVVLLGDGPPDGGADASIEFGRYRDLSTDDDSKPEADIACNDVASIIMTSGTTGPSKAIQKTYAHQYFFAEQCVNITQLTDDDVYMTGNPLFHSNAQVLVVFPALIVGAEVALFEKFSASNWVDRLHETGATVCNFLGSMMDFVFQQPERDIDDDNDLRCLFAAPTAYGIQDEFEERYGIEFITEVIGTTETCMPVLAPYGVERPDGAAGLLLSQYFDVQLVDPETDWPVETGTMGEYAIRPAIPWIMTPGYYGMPEKTVEALRNGWFHTGDGLRRDDNGWFYFVDRMGDTLRRRGENISTYEVEQPLLEHPAVEECAVVGVRAEEEGGEDEVKAFLVFETDASATEEELVEWADDRIPHFMVPRYLEVVDGLPKTENEKIQKAKLRERGNSERTWDRETAGVEVGKD, encoded by the coding sequence ATGCAGACCTACGAGGACTTCGCCGAGTACGAACTGCAGTGGGAGGACCAGGAGGACTGGCTGTTGCCCCGGATCCTCGAACATCAGGCGCGCGAACGACCCGACGAGCCGTTCCTCCGCTGGGAGACGGCCGACGAGGCCGTCACGTTCGCCGAAACCGACCGGATCGTGAACCGGCTCGCCCACGGACTGCGCGAGCGTGGCGTGGAGAACGGCGACCACGTGCTGCTGATGTTGCCGAACTCGCCCGAGTACGTCTACCTCTGGTTCGCACTGAGCAAGATCGGGGCAGTCGAGGTTCCCGTGAACACGAGCTACAAGCGGGATACGCTGACCCACGTGGCCAACCTCACCGAGGCGGCGTTCGGCGTCTTCCACGAGTCGTACGCTTCGCGCGTTCTGGACGTCGAGTCGTCGCTCGACCACCTCACGGACGTCGTCCTCCTGGGCGACGGCCCTCCGGATGGAGGGGCCGACGCCTCGATCGAGTTCGGCCGCTATCGGGACCTGTCCACCGACGACGACTCGAAGCCCGAGGCCGACATCGCGTGCAACGACGTCGCGTCGATCATCATGACCTCGGGGACGACCGGACCCTCGAAGGCGATCCAGAAGACCTACGCCCACCAGTACTTCTTCGCCGAGCAGTGTGTCAACATCACCCAACTCACGGACGACGACGTCTACATGACGGGGAACCCGCTGTTTCACTCCAACGCGCAGGTGCTCGTCGTCTTTCCCGCCCTGATCGTCGGCGCGGAGGTCGCACTCTTCGAGAAGTTCAGCGCGTCGAACTGGGTCGACAGGCTGCACGAGACCGGCGCGACCGTCTGTAACTTCCTCGGGTCGATGATGGACTTCGTCTTCCAGCAGCCCGAGCGCGACATCGACGACGACAACGACCTCCGCTGTCTGTTCGCGGCCCCCACGGCCTACGGCATCCAGGACGAGTTCGAGGAGCGGTACGGGATCGAGTTCATCACCGAAGTGATCGGCACCACCGAGACCTGTATGCCCGTTCTGGCTCCCTACGGCGTCGAGCGACCGGACGGGGCCGCGGGGCTCTTGCTCTCGCAGTACTTCGACGTTCAGCTGGTCGACCCGGAGACCGACTGGCCGGTGGAGACCGGGACGATGGGCGAGTACGCCATCCGCCCGGCGATTCCGTGGATCATGACGCCGGGATACTACGGGATGCCGGAGAAGACCGTCGAAGCGCTCCGGAACGGCTGGTTCCACACGGGCGACGGCCTCCGCCGAGACGACAACGGCTGGTTCTACTTCGTCGATCGAATGGGCGACACGCTCCGGCGGCGTGGCGAGAACATCTCGACGTACGAGGTCGAACAGCCCCTCCTCGAACACCCGGCGGTGGAGGAGTGCGCCGTCGTCGGCGTCAGAGCCGAAGAGGAGGGCGGCGAGGACGAAGTCAAGGCGTTCCTCGTCTTCGAGACGGATGCGTCCGCGACGGAGGAGGAACTCGTCGAGTGGGCCGACGATCGCATACCCCATTTCATGGTCCCGCGATATCTGGAGGTCGTGGACGGACTCCCCAAGACCGAGAACGAGAAGATCCAGAAGGCGAAGCTCCGGGAGCGAGGGAACTCGGAGCGGACCTGGGACCGGGAGACAGCAGGCGTCGAAGTCGGGAAGGACTGA
- a CDS encoding thiolase domain-containing protein, with protein MRDAYLIGAAQTDFGAFPDESYRSLFREAYEAAVDTVPATVRPADVDEVYVGMLSVGGRQIGLSAPAVAEHAGLSGVPCTRLENACAASGYAIRDAVQAVKSGMADVVVAGGTEIMNDVSSETLPYWLGVSGEMEWERMAGTTFAGVYAQIASAHMAEYGTTREQLSNVAVKSHRHGAMNPHAHLGFECSIEDAENAQTVAHPLTLYHCCPTTDGAAVTIVASEDVAEEYTDEPIRIAGAGAASDAVGLFQRDSYTGLPAARAAADRAYEMAGVGPADIDVAEVHDCFSIAEIVAYEDLRFCERGEGGRLAEEGGTGLGGRIPVNTSGGLKSKGHPIGATGAGQAVELFKQLRGEAGERQVEDAERGLAHNVGGSGGAASVHVFEAPGVDA; from the coding sequence ATGCGAGACGCATACCTGATCGGGGCTGCCCAGACCGACTTCGGGGCGTTCCCCGACGAGAGCTATCGCTCGTTGTTCCGCGAGGCCTACGAGGCGGCCGTGGACACCGTTCCAGCGACGGTTCGGCCGGCGGACGTCGACGAGGTGTACGTCGGTATGCTGTCGGTCGGTGGCAGGCAGATCGGCCTCTCGGCACCGGCCGTCGCCGAACACGCCGGCCTCTCGGGCGTTCCCTGCACGCGCTTGGAGAACGCCTGTGCGGCATCGGGGTACGCCATCCGTGACGCGGTTCAGGCGGTCAAGAGCGGTATGGCGGACGTCGTCGTCGCCGGCGGGACCGAGATCATGAACGACGTCAGCTCCGAGACGCTGCCGTACTGGCTGGGCGTGAGCGGGGAGATGGAGTGGGAGCGCATGGCGGGCACCACCTTCGCCGGCGTCTACGCCCAGATCGCGAGCGCCCACATGGCCGAGTACGGGACGACCCGCGAGCAGCTCTCCAACGTCGCCGTCAAGAGCCACCGACACGGTGCGATGAACCCCCACGCACACCTCGGGTTCGAGTGCTCCATCGAGGACGCGGAGAACGCACAGACCGTGGCCCATCCGCTCACGCTGTATCACTGCTGTCCGACGACGGACGGTGCTGCGGTCACCATCGTCGCCAGCGAGGACGTCGCGGAGGAGTACACCGACGAGCCGATCCGGATCGCGGGCGCGGGGGCCGCGAGCGACGCGGTCGGACTCTTCCAGCGGGACTCGTACACCGGTCTCCCGGCGGCGCGCGCAGCCGCCGATCGGGCCTACGAGATGGCGGGTGTCGGACCGGCCGACATCGACGTTGCCGAGGTCCACGACTGTTTCTCCATCGCCGAGATCGTGGCGTACGAGGACCTCCGCTTCTGTGAACGGGGTGAAGGAGGCCGCCTCGCCGAGGAGGGAGGGACGGGACTCGGGGGCCGAATTCCGGTCAACACTTCCGGCGGACTCAAGTCGAAAGGTCACCCCATCGGCGCTACCGGGGCCGGTCAGGCTGTAGAGCTGTTCAAACAGCTCCGCGGCGAGGCCGGCGAGCGTCAGGTCGAGGATGCCGAGCGCGGACTGGCGCACAACGTCGGGGGGAGCGGGGGTGCGGCGTCGGTTCACGTCTTCGAGGCACCGGGGGTGGACGCGTGA
- a CDS encoding zinc ribbon domain-containing protein, translated as MTAIESGIAGIGAYVPPLRVPASELREGWGQFLARGISTKAVPAADEDALTMAYEAAARALAASDVDGSEVAELLFASTTPPVAEEDLTARLGAMLSVPETATRATVTASTAAGAQCLVEGARSPDRTLVVASDCPRGAPDDAIEHAAGAGAAAFVLEPDAPLAVEGVAEYATPYPGTRFRNRGSETVDSLDVTPYERESFERALSGAASQLDYDADRMAAAAVHAPDAAIPYRGAGPLGVDDETVAAATIVDEIGDAGAAGVALALASAIADDADPVLVAGYGSGATAALLHLERGADRAPPTDLAITGDRRLSFAEYVRLRGDVTSGPPEGGGGYVSVPTWRRSIPQRYRLEAGRCPACEELNFPPSGVCSSCRASIEYEPVALARSGTLEALSVISQGGAPPEFAELQTKYGGAYATGIVSFDGPGGGSASAPAFVIDADPDELAVGDRVEATIRRIYTQEGVTRYGFKVAPVEEANAG; from the coding sequence GTGACGGCGATCGAGAGCGGGATCGCCGGTATCGGGGCGTACGTCCCGCCCCTCCGGGTTCCGGCGTCGGAACTGCGAGAGGGATGGGGGCAGTTCCTGGCACGCGGCATCTCGACCAAGGCGGTCCCGGCCGCCGACGAGGACGCCCTCACGATGGCCTACGAGGCGGCGGCCCGCGCGCTGGCGGCGAGCGACGTCGACGGCAGCGAGGTCGCGGAACTCCTGTTCGCGAGCACGACCCCACCCGTCGCCGAGGAGGACCTCACCGCCAGACTCGGTGCGATGCTCTCCGTACCGGAGACGGCCACGAGAGCGACTGTCACCGCCTCGACCGCCGCCGGGGCACAGTGTCTCGTCGAGGGAGCGCGTTCCCCGGACCGGACGCTCGTCGTCGCGAGCGACTGCCCGCGTGGCGCGCCCGACGACGCCATCGAGCACGCTGCCGGTGCTGGCGCGGCCGCGTTCGTCCTGGAGCCCGACGCACCGCTCGCCGTCGAGGGCGTCGCGGAGTACGCGACTCCGTATCCGGGCACGCGGTTCCGGAACAGGGGCTCCGAGACCGTCGACAGCCTCGACGTGACCCCTTACGAGCGAGAGTCGTTCGAGCGAGCGCTCTCGGGTGCGGCGTCACAGCTCGACTACGACGCGGATCGGATGGCGGCCGCGGCGGTCCACGCTCCCGACGCCGCGATCCCGTACCGGGGAGCGGGGCCGCTCGGCGTGGACGACGAGACCGTCGCCGCCGCCACGATCGTCGACGAAATCGGCGACGCCGGTGCCGCAGGGGTCGCGCTCGCGCTGGCGTCGGCTATCGCCGACGACGCCGACCCGGTGCTGGTCGCGGGGTACGGGAGCGGCGCGACGGCGGCGCTCCTCCATCTGGAGCGAGGGGCGGACCGTGCGCCACCGACCGACCTGGCGATCACGGGCGACCGCCGCCTCTCGTTCGCGGAGTACGTCCGCCTCCGCGGCGACGTCACCTCCGGGCCGCCGGAGGGCGGCGGAGGGTACGTGAGCGTCCCGACCTGGCGGCGATCGATCCCTCAGCGCTACCGGCTCGAAGCGGGCCGGTGTCCGGCGTGCGAGGAACTGAACTTCCCGCCGAGCGGCGTCTGCTCGTCCTGCCGTGCGTCGATCGAGTACGAACCGGTCGCACTCGCGCGATCCGGCACGCTGGAAGCGCTCTCGGTGATCTCGCAGGGTGGCGCGCCCCCGGAGTTCGCCGAACTCCAGACGAAGTACGGTGGGGCGTACGCGACGGGGATCGTCTCCTTCGACGGGCCCGGCGGCGGTTCGGCGAGCGCGCCGGCGTTCGTGATCGACGCCGATCCCGACGAACTCGCGGTCGGCGACCGCGTCGAGGCGACGATCCGCCGGATCTACACCCAGGAGGGCGTCACGAGGTACGGGTTCAAGGTCGCTCCAGTCGAGGAAGCGAACGCTGGGTGA
- a CDS encoding SDR family NAD(P)-dependent oxidoreductase has translation MTADEFQISGSTAVVTGSSSGIGRAIVERFADQGLDVVVTSRSMENVEPVAAAIDERSGGDALPIECDITDWAAIEALVEETTETFGPIDIWVNNAGASFVAPFEEVSENGWQTIVDINLNGAFNCTRIVGEQMRENDGGTIVNVSSVAARDGAPRMIHYAAAKAGLNKLTWTLANEWAEYDIRINGVMPGLVATEGLESQEGIVADDIDRTSVDREIGLPDEIATVTQFLASPAASYIQGQTIVAEGTPRIPRTSLHGD, from the coding sequence ATGACTGCAGACGAATTTCAGATCAGCGGGTCGACGGCGGTCGTGACCGGGTCGTCCTCGGGGATCGGTCGAGCGATCGTCGAGCGGTTCGCCGACCAGGGCCTCGACGTCGTCGTGACCTCCCGGTCAATGGAAAATGTAGAGCCAGTCGCAGCAGCGATCGACGAACGGTCCGGAGGCGACGCGCTCCCGATCGAGTGTGACATCACGGACTGGGCCGCGATCGAGGCGCTGGTCGAGGAGACGACCGAGACGTTCGGTCCCATCGATATCTGGGTCAACAACGCCGGCGCGAGCTTCGTGGCTCCCTTCGAGGAGGTCAGCGAGAACGGGTGGCAGACCATCGTCGACATCAACCTCAACGGCGCGTTCAACTGCACCCGGATCGTCGGCGAGCAGATGCGCGAGAACGACGGCGGGACGATCGTCAACGTCTCCAGCGTGGCCGCCCGCGACGGCGCGCCGCGGATGATCCACTACGCGGCGGCGAAGGCGGGACTGAACAAGCTGACGTGGACGCTCGCCAACGAGTGGGCGGAGTACGACATCCGAATCAACGGGGTCATGCCCGGACTCGTCGCGACCGAGGGACTGGAGAGCCAGGAGGGCATCGTGGCGGACGACATCGACAGAACCAGCGTCGACCGCGAGATCGGGCTCCCGGACGAGATCGCCACGGTGACCCAGTTCCTGGCGAGCCCGGCCGCGAGCTACATCCAGGGCCAGACGATCGTCGCCGAAGGGACTCCCCGGATCCCACGGACCTCGCTCCACGGGGACTGA
- a CDS encoding enoyl-CoA hydratase/isomerase family protein: protein MATEYEDLDYRTEAGVATITIDRPSVHNAFTEGTVAELNDSIERFRRDDGAYVAVLTGAGDGFCAGADVSSMPDWKEKGEDAYGAFLETVQGVVAGLRESSKPTIAAVGGPAIGAGCDFALACDLRTVGPDAVLREGFVGMGLVPGDGGAWLLPRLIGESKAREYLLTGRDITPAAAVDLGLAVERAESALDAAHDLAEELVDLPALAVRHTNRLIDAEQSFEAHCDRAIDHQWECVNDPEHEEAVAAFREGRKPRFDREYSHSR from the coding sequence ATGGCGACCGAGTACGAGGACCTCGACTACCGGACCGAGGCGGGCGTGGCGACGATCACCATCGACCGGCCGAGCGTCCACAACGCCTTCACCGAGGGGACTGTAGCCGAGTTGAACGACTCGATCGAGCGCTTTCGTCGTGACGATGGGGCCTACGTCGCCGTCCTCACCGGGGCCGGCGACGGGTTCTGTGCGGGGGCGGACGTCTCCTCGATGCCGGACTGGAAGGAGAAGGGGGAGGACGCCTACGGGGCGTTCCTCGAAACCGTCCAGGGGGTCGTCGCCGGCCTCCGCGAGTCGTCGAAGCCGACCATCGCCGCCGTCGGCGGTCCGGCCATCGGTGCCGGCTGTGATTTCGCCCTCGCCTGTGACCTCCGTACCGTCGGCCCCGACGCCGTCCTTCGGGAGGGGTTCGTCGGGATGGGGTTGGTTCCCGGGGATGGCGGTGCGTGGTTGCTCCCGCGCCTCATCGGGGAGTCGAAGGCCCGGGAGTACCTCCTCACGGGGAGGGACATTACGCCGGCGGCGGCCGTCGACCTGGGGTTGGCAGTCGAGAGAGCGGAGAGCGCGCTGGACGCCGCACACGATCTAGCGGAGGAGCTGGTGGACCTGCCGGCGCTCGCGGTCCGGCACACGAACCGTCTGATCGACGCAGAGCAGTCGTTCGAAGCACACTGCGACCGGGCCATCGACCACCAGTGGGAGTGTGTCAACGACCCGGAACACGAGGAGGCCGTTGCCGCCTTCAGGGAGGGCCGAAAACCGCGATTCGACCGAGAGTACAGTCACTCCCGGTGA
- a CDS encoding IclR family transcriptional regulator, producing the protein MNKTVPVKTATRIAEIVEALLELERASLSELARHLDLADSTLHDHLTTLESLGYVVRDDKKYRVSLRFLEVGEKVRNQLNVYQVADPEVSKLANETGEHASLMIEENGMGVILVIAKGTDAVNLEAYAGRRVVLTANAPGKAILAHLPERRVERIIDQQGLPKYTEHTITEREDLFEELAAIRERGYATDTEELVEGVKAISVPVISRNRVQGALTVGGPAHRMEGELFEEELPNLLLRASNVVELNLTHS; encoded by the coding sequence ATGAACAAGACCGTGCCGGTCAAAACCGCGACGCGGATCGCCGAGATAGTCGAGGCTCTCCTCGAACTCGAGCGCGCCAGCCTCTCGGAACTCGCTCGGCACCTCGACCTGGCGGACAGCACCCTCCACGATCACCTCACGACGCTCGAATCGCTTGGCTACGTCGTCAGGGACGACAAGAAGTACCGGGTGAGTCTTCGGTTCCTCGAGGTCGGCGAGAAGGTCCGCAACCAGCTGAACGTCTACCAGGTTGCCGACCCCGAGGTGAGCAAGCTGGCCAACGAGACGGGAGAGCACGCCAGCCTGATGATCGAGGAGAACGGGATGGGCGTCATCCTCGTGATCGCGAAGGGCACCGATGCCGTGAACCTCGAGGCCTACGCCGGCCGACGCGTCGTCCTCACCGCGAACGCGCCGGGCAAGGCGATCCTGGCTCACCTCCCCGAACGGCGGGTGGAGCGGATCATCGACCAGCAGGGGTTGCCGAAGTACACCGAACACACGATCACCGAGCGCGAGGACCTGTTCGAGGAACTCGCAGCCATCCGCGAGCGTGGGTACGCGACCGACACCGAGGAGCTGGTGGAGGGTGTGAAGGCCATCTCGGTGCCCGTGATCAGCCGGAACAGGGTGCAGGGGGCGCTCACGGTGGGCGGTCCCGCCCACCGGATGGAGGGCGAACTGTTCGAGGAAGAGCTCCCGAACCTCCTCCTCCGAGCGTCGAACGTGGTCGAACTCAATCTGACACACTCGTAG